In a genomic window of Deltaproteobacteria bacterium:
- a CDS encoding DEAD/DEAH box helicase family protein: MGLNESDTRAKLIDPVLHSRNWTEDLIRREETAGTIQIIDGKPRKSARGRVDYALRIKVTSDSQPVAVAIIEAKAEDLPPTYGLEQAKAYAACKRLNVPFVFASNGHLFVEFDRASGLTSAPRPLQEFPTPEDLRNRYEGQMGFRLADNAARPLLVRYTGGEATRRYYQDAAIRAVLEKIAQCDKAGISKRALLSLATGAGKTFIAVHLLKRIADAGQLRRALFVCDRDELRSQGAGAFQNVFGTNAATVSSGNPQKNARILIATYQTLDVDTDDAEASFLLKHYPENYFSHIVIDECHRSAWGKWSQVLTRNPAAVQIGLTATPRQLGVSEDSPETRGDLQISADNLRYFGEPVYEYDMSQGIEDGYLAACEIIRRDIFLDDKSRDERESGISRADLTGKALIDARTGQPVASTEALEYYGAPSFEAQLLLPDRVAAMTRDFFDHLLATGGPEQKAIIFCARDRHADAVAIAMNNLYADWCATEGKKSVEFYAFKCTAASSGADYLADLRGASRSHFIATTVDLLTTGVDVPRVNNIVFFKYVRSPIAFYQMVGRGTRLDPPTGKLMFRVYDYTNATRLFGENFITALPSQPQPPGPLKPEKPRERTITVEGFDVRVTDAGRYIVTQVDGKAMPITVEEYKERLAAKLVEEAPTPEEFRSRWVVPSERKAMLEQLPDGGRSAFLVRTLEDMDDYDLYDVLAELGYGMNPCTRVERADAFTYKHTDWLEQMPEQATNAVKALASQFARSGTEGLENPQIFQVPEVVRAGGLVALKTVGKPVDVLRETKERMFAP, encoded by the coding sequence ATGGGCCTGAACGAATCCGATACCCGTGCGAAACTGATCGATCCTGTTTTACACTCCCGGAACTGGACGGAAGATCTCATTCGTCGCGAGGAAACAGCCGGGACGATCCAGATTATCGATGGGAAGCCGCGCAAAAGCGCCCGAGGTCGGGTCGATTATGCCCTGAGAATCAAGGTAACTTCTGATAGCCAACCTGTAGCCGTCGCGATCATTGAAGCTAAGGCCGAAGACCTTCCCCCAACATACGGCCTGGAACAGGCAAAAGCCTACGCTGCGTGTAAACGGCTGAACGTGCCGTTTGTCTTTGCCAGCAATGGCCACTTGTTTGTCGAGTTCGACCGTGCCAGTGGTCTGACAAGCGCTCCACGTCCGTTGCAAGAGTTCCCCACTCCAGAAGACCTGCGGAACCGGTACGAAGGACAGATGGGCTTTCGGTTAGCTGACAATGCGGCCCGTCCGCTTCTGGTCCGTTACACTGGAGGAGAAGCCACCCGACGCTATTATCAAGATGCGGCTATTCGGGCCGTGCTGGAGAAGATAGCGCAGTGCGACAAAGCAGGAATCTCAAAGCGTGCCTTACTCTCTCTTGCGACAGGTGCGGGAAAGACGTTTATTGCAGTTCACCTCCTGAAACGTATTGCCGATGCCGGACAACTCCGCCGCGCCTTGTTCGTGTGTGACCGCGATGAGCTACGCAGTCAGGGAGCCGGCGCATTTCAGAACGTCTTCGGCACCAACGCGGCAACCGTGTCTTCAGGCAATCCGCAAAAGAATGCGCGTATCCTCATTGCCACCTATCAAACGCTCGATGTCGATACTGACGATGCTGAGGCATCTTTTCTCCTCAAGCATTATCCCGAGAACTATTTTAGCCACATCGTCATCGACGAGTGTCATCGGTCGGCGTGGGGGAAATGGTCGCAGGTGCTCACCCGCAATCCCGCAGCCGTGCAGATTGGCCTGACGGCGACGCCTCGGCAATTGGGCGTATCGGAAGACTCGCCAGAAACCCGGGGGGATCTGCAAATCTCGGCGGACAACCTCCGCTACTTTGGCGAGCCAGTCTACGAGTACGACATGAGCCAAGGGATTGAAGACGGCTATTTGGCGGCCTGTGAGATTATTCGGCGTGATATTTTCCTTGACGACAAGTCACGGGACGAACGGGAAAGTGGAATCTCACGAGCCGATCTGACGGGGAAAGCACTGATCGACGCGCGCACTGGCCAGCCTGTAGCCTCCACCGAAGCACTTGAATACTACGGGGCTCCCAGTTTTGAGGCTCAGTTGCTCTTACCGGATCGTGTTGCCGCTATGACGCGGGATTTCTTCGACCACCTGCTTGCCACTGGCGGACCGGAACAAAAAGCCATCATCTTTTGCGCCCGTGACCGTCATGCCGATGCTGTCGCCATTGCCATGAACAACCTCTACGCCGACTGGTGCGCCACGGAAGGAAAGAAGTCGGTCGAATTCTATGCCTTCAAGTGTACGGCGGCCAGTTCGGGAGCCGACTACCTCGCCGATTTACGCGGCGCTTCGCGGTCGCATTTTATCGCTACGACGGTGGACCTGCTGACCACTGGTGTAGACGTGCCACGCGTAAACAACATCGTCTTTTTCAAATACGTGCGTTCGCCTATCGCTTTCTATCAGATGGTCGGACGGGGCACCCGTCTCGATCCGCCCACCGGGAAGCTGATGTTCCGTGTCTACGACTACACCAACGCCACCCGGCTGTTTGGAGAAAATTTCATCACGGCCCTCCCGTCGCAGCCGCAACCGCCTGGCCCACTGAAACCGGAAAAACCTCGGGAGCGAACGATTACGGTCGAAGGCTTCGATGTCCGAGTCACCGATGCTGGGCGCTACATCGTGACGCAAGTCGATGGGAAAGCCATGCCCATAACAGTGGAAGAATACAAAGAACGCCTTGCCGCCAAGTTGGTTGAAGAAGCGCCAACGCCGGAAGAGTTCCGTTCACGCTGGGTGGTTCCGTCTGAACGGAAGGCGATGCTTGAGCAGCTTCCTGACGGTGGTCGCTCCGCCTTTTTGGTGCGCACGCTTGAAGACATGGACGACTACGATCTCTATGACGTGCTGGCGGAGTTGGGCTACGGCATGAATCCCTGCACTCGCGTAGAACGCGCCGATGCCTTCACCTATAAACACACAGACTGGCTGGAGCAGATGCCGGAGCAAGCTACGAATGCAGTCAAGGCGCTTGCCTCACAGTTTGCTCGTTCAGGCACGGAAGGGCTAGAGAACCCACAGATTTTCCAGGTCCCAGAAGTTGTCCGTGCTGGCGGGTTAGTCGCTTTGAAGACTGTAGGAAAACCTGTAGACGTGTTGCGAGAAACGAAAGAGAGGATGTTTGCGCCGTGA
- a CDS encoding restriction endonuclease subunit S: MTRRIAEISSAQLAPTIQRVRLDQCLEEVTKGIGPSWHKYRLIGATRGGLAPAKEGIGKNPERYKLVEPRTIFYNPMRILLGSIAFLDESKEAGITSPDYVVFKGKPGVLHPRWFYYWLRSNDGATFIKALTRGAVRERMLFRRLATAEIELPSYDAQLRFAQQMPAIEQARAAAEAQLEAAKVLPAAYLREVFDSPEARKWPRKPLGESCLLLPSKSIATNGDTDVRAITTACLTEMGFDPSGVKQARMWAKDAAECVVSSGEILIARSNTPELVGRVAMFTGSPEKAVASDLTIRIWPRDGILSPFLTGYLASLYVDGYWRDRAGGASGSMKKITRTQIESELIPVPPLTEQQRIASLLAEKMKTVSRLRKVLGEQLAAIDILPATLLHQAFNGAL, translated from the coding sequence GTGACTAGGAGGATTGCAGAGATCTCTTCCGCTCAACTTGCTCCTACCATTCAACGTGTTCGGCTTGATCAGTGTCTTGAGGAAGTGACAAAAGGGATTGGTCCGTCCTGGCATAAATATCGACTCATCGGGGCAACTCGCGGTGGTCTAGCTCCTGCCAAGGAAGGGATTGGGAAGAACCCCGAGCGATACAAGCTAGTCGAGCCAAGAACGATTTTTTATAACCCTATGCGCATCCTGCTTGGGTCCATCGCTTTTCTTGACGAAAGTAAGGAGGCAGGAATCACTAGTCCCGACTACGTAGTCTTTAAGGGCAAGCCAGGAGTCCTGCATCCACGTTGGTTTTATTACTGGTTGCGATCCAATGATGGAGCTACGTTCATCAAGGCACTGACACGAGGGGCGGTCCGTGAGCGAATGCTTTTCCGTCGTTTGGCTACGGCAGAAATTGAATTACCCTCATACGATGCCCAATTGAGATTCGCGCAGCAAATGCCCGCTATAGAGCAGGCGCGGGCTGCGGCCGAAGCACAGTTGGAAGCCGCAAAGGTGTTGCCTGCGGCATATCTTCGGGAAGTGTTTGATAGTCCAGAAGCACGGAAGTGGCCGAGGAAACCACTTGGTGAAAGCTGTCTTCTTCTTCCATCAAAGTCTATTGCGACAAATGGGGACACCGATGTCCGAGCTATCACAACAGCTTGCCTAACAGAGATGGGTTTCGATCCTTCTGGCGTTAAGCAGGCACGAATGTGGGCAAAAGATGCTGCTGAATGTGTTGTCTCCTCTGGTGAGATCCTCATTGCTCGAAGTAACACGCCAGAGCTTGTTGGACGAGTTGCAATGTTTACAGGGAGTCCTGAGAAAGCAGTTGCTTCAGATCTAACGATCCGTATCTGGCCAAGAGACGGAATTCTGTCTCCGTTTCTGACTGGTTACCTCGCATCTCTGTATGTGGACGGCTATTGGAGAGATCGTGCAGGTGGGGCGAGTGGCTCAATGAAAAAGATCACACGTACTCAAATCGAAAGTGAACTAATTCCCGTCCCTCCTCTGACTGAACAGCAACGCATTGCCTCTCTTCTGGCTGAAAAGATGAAAACGGTGAGCCGTTTGCGTAAAGTCCTGGGAGAGCAACTTGCCGCTATCGACATCCTTCCCGCTACTCTGTTGCACCAAGCCTTCAACGGAGCGCTGTAA